Proteins from a genomic interval of uncultured Desulfuromusa sp.:
- a CDS encoding radical SAM protein, whose amino-acid sequence MSPKQEEFIPKWIAWESTQRCNLNCVHCRCSSDMSAAAGDFNTAEAFKMIDDICEVSKPVLVLSGGEPLLREDIFDIAQYGTDKGLRMCMATNGTLVTDAVCEKMKAADIKMVSLSLDGSTAEIHDNFRNSPGAYAGVIRAAETLKKNGIPFLINSSFTKRNQDDVAATFKVAKGLGATAWYMFMIVPTGRGEEIMNELVSAEDYEEILAWHYEQEKHEDDILMRPTCAPHYYRIVPQMAKAEGVDFKRRSLTFSTGGGKGCIAAQTICLIDCFGNLKPCSYFHSSVGNVKQIPFKELWFNSKVFNDLRDFSKYKGKCGECEFINVCGGCRARADAVYGDYMAEEPFCNYIPVRTQKRLEKEAAENAAKQ is encoded by the coding sequence ATGAGCCCTAAACAGGAAGAGTTTATCCCTAAGTGGATTGCCTGGGAAAGTACCCAGAGGTGTAATCTGAACTGTGTGCATTGCCGGTGTTCTTCGGATATGTCCGCGGCCGCAGGTGACTTTAATACCGCAGAAGCATTTAAAATGATTGATGATATCTGTGAAGTCAGTAAGCCGGTGCTGGTCCTTTCCGGTGGAGAGCCACTGTTGCGTGAAGATATCTTTGATATTGCCCAATATGGAACCGATAAAGGTTTGCGCATGTGTATGGCAACCAACGGTACATTGGTGACTGACGCCGTTTGCGAAAAGATGAAGGCCGCTGATATTAAAATGGTGTCCCTTTCGCTTGATGGTTCCACAGCGGAGATTCATGACAATTTCCGTAACAGTCCGGGGGCCTATGCCGGGGTGATTCGAGCAGCCGAAACTCTAAAGAAAAATGGTATTCCATTTTTGATTAACTCATCCTTTACGAAAAGAAATCAGGATGATGTCGCAGCGACATTTAAGGTTGCAAAAGGTCTTGGAGCGACGGCCTGGTATATGTTCATGATTGTGCCAACCGGGCGCGGTGAAGAAATTATGAACGAACTGGTGTCAGCAGAAGATTATGAAGAGATTCTTGCTTGGCATTATGAACAGGAAAAGCACGAAGATGACATTTTAATGCGTCCGACCTGTGCCCCTCATTATTACCGGATCGTACCGCAGATGGCAAAAGCTGAAGGGGTTGATTTCAAGCGCCGTAGCTTGACGTTTTCTACGGGGGGAGGCAAAGGCTGTATTGCGGCGCAGACAATCTGTCTCATCGATTGTTTTGGCAATCTCAAGCCCTGTTCTTACTTCCATTCCTCGGTCGGTAATGTCAAGCAGATACCATTCAAAGAACTTTGGTTCAACTCCAAGGTTTTCAATGATTTGCGGGATTTCAGCAAATACAAAGGGAAGTGCGGAGAGTGCGAATTTATTAACGTTTGCGGTGGCTGTCGCGCCAGAGCAGACGCTGTCTATGGTGATTATATGGCAGAGGAACCTTTCTGTAATTATATCCCGGTACGGACACAGAAGCGGCTGGAAAAAGAAGCCGCGGAAAATGCCGCAAAACAATAA